In a single window of the Nodularia spumigena CCY9414 genome:
- a CDS encoding single-stranded DNA-binding protein, with protein sequence MSINIVTLVGRVGGDPDIKYFESGAVKCRLTLAVNRRSRKDDKPDWFTLELWDKTAEVAGNYVRKGSLIGVKGSLKFDTWSDRQTGANRSTPIIRVDQLDLLGSKRDTESGMADMSSEHF encoded by the coding sequence ATGAGCATTAACATTGTTACCCTTGTTGGTCGTGTCGGCGGCGATCCAGATATTAAATATTTCGAGTCTGGTGCGGTGAAGTGTAGATTAACCTTAGCAGTTAATCGGCGATCGCGTAAAGATGATAAGCCCGACTGGTTTACCTTAGAACTGTGGGACAAAACAGCCGAAGTAGCGGGTAATTATGTCCGTAAAGGCAGCTTAATTGGAGTCAAAGGTTCCTTAAAGTTTGACACATGGAGCGATCGCCAAACAGGAGCCAACCGTTCTACACCAATTATTAGAGTAGATCAACTAGATTTATTAGGTTCTAAGCGGGATACAGAAAGCGGAATGGCAGATATGTCTTCAGAACACTTTTAA
- a CDS encoding SIMPL domain-containing protein, whose amino-acid sequence MYEAALSGCRLRVGNCGKILPLALLLCIIFIPSGLAQEKEKLLRTLTVSGRGVETIPTTLSQVSLSVEVQGKTAQLAQEEAARRSSAVVALLKNRNVQKLQTTGIRLNPVYSYTDNVQRITGYTANNTVSFRIATDKAGTLLDEAVKVGATQINGVSFVANDQAIASAQKEALRQATQDAQQQANAVLSTLGFQAQEVVGIQINGASAPPPPMLQRAEVAKLANADASTPIVGGEQQVEASVTLQISY is encoded by the coding sequence ATGTATGAAGCTGCTTTATCCGGTTGTCGGTTGCGGGTTGGTAACTGTGGGAAAATTTTACCATTAGCTTTACTGTTGTGTATAATTTTTATCCCGTCTGGGTTGGCTCAAGAAAAAGAAAAATTGTTGCGAACTCTGACAGTTAGCGGTCGAGGTGTGGAAACAATTCCTACCACTTTGTCACAAGTGAGTCTTTCCGTGGAGGTTCAGGGGAAAACGGCACAGTTAGCACAAGAAGAAGCGGCTCGTCGGTCATCGGCTGTGGTGGCTTTGCTGAAAAACCGCAATGTGCAAAAATTACAAACTACTGGTATCCGCCTCAATCCAGTTTATAGTTACACTGATAATGTGCAACGCATTACTGGATATACTGCTAATAACACTGTAAGTTTTCGCATTGCTACTGATAAAGCGGGTACGCTTTTAGATGAAGCTGTAAAGGTCGGTGCAACGCAAATTAACGGTGTTAGTTTTGTTGCTAATGATCAGGCGATCGCATCTGCTCAAAAAGAAGCACTCAGACAAGCCACCCAAGACGCTCAACAACAAGCTAATGCTGTTTTGAGTACCCTGGGTTTCCAGGCTCAGGAAGTGGTAGGTATTCAAATTAATGGTGCAAGTGCGCCCCCACCACCGATGTTGCAGCGTGCTGAGGTTGCTAAGTTAGCTAATGCTGATGCTTCCACCCCGATAGTTGGTGGTGAACAGCAGGTAGAAGCATCGGTGACACTACAAATTAGTTATTAG
- a CDS encoding EVE domain-containing protein, with translation MAYWLLKTEPEKYSYFNLEQDGSTVWDGVNNALALKHLRNMLLGDLAFIYHTGQERQIIGIAEVVSQPYADPTLNDAKRVVVDVKALRRVSVPLPLSQIKQNGQFTDFDLLRLPRLSVVPVSEFYWQRLISLTDSTK, from the coding sequence ATGGCATACTGGCTGCTGAAAACTGAACCAGAAAAATATTCCTACTTTAATTTAGAACAGGATGGTAGTACAGTTTGGGATGGGGTCAACAATGCTCTAGCGCTCAAACATTTACGGAATATGCTTCTTGGCGACTTAGCATTCATTTATCATACAGGCCAAGAACGACAAATTATCGGTATAGCAGAGGTGGTAAGTCAACCTTATGCTGATCCAACCTTAAACGATGCCAAACGGGTAGTTGTGGATGTCAAGGCACTCAGAAGAGTCTCTGTACCCCTCCCACTATCCCAAATTAAGCAAAATGGACAATTCACAGACTTTGACTTGCTACGGCTTCCTAGACTTTCTGTTGTGCCAGTATCCGAATTTTATTGGCAACGCCTGATTTCATTGACTGACAGCACAAAATAA
- a CDS encoding cation:proton antiporter: MQFLDASNVYFPLLASTTETADSSMVIGAVLLSLVVIYLSSKLGGELSNRVGLPPVLGELLGGVVVGISVLHLLVFPEGGTDSSNSVIMTFLQITAGLTPEATPAVFEAQSEVISVLAELGVIILLFEIGLESNLKDLISVGPQAAIVAVVGVVAPFTAGTVGLMLLFGVGAVPAIFAGAALTATSIGITSKVLSELGKLTSKEGQIILGAAVMDDVLGIIVLAVVASLAKDGAVDVSKVIYLIISASGFLIGAVVLGNIFNKTFVAIANQLKTRGELVIPAFIFAFAMAYLASVIQLEAILGAFAAGLVLEETDKRKELQKQVIPIADLLVPIFFVTVGAKTDLGVLNPAIPSNREGLIMAIFLIAVAIIGKVITGFSVFGQPQINRLAIGVGMIPRGEVGLVFAGVGAASGVLSKSLGAAIIMMVITTTFLAPPLLRFVFPESDKFVPDQDKLILDNATGTPLMVEKPASIMSTVNDAKDREDNPNYGDNSPKT; encoded by the coding sequence ATGCAGTTTTTAGATGCAAGCAACGTATATTTTCCCCTGCTGGCGAGTACAACAGAAACAGCAGACAGTTCAATGGTGATAGGTGCAGTATTACTGAGTTTAGTGGTAATCTATCTGTCCAGTAAACTGGGTGGCGAGTTATCCAACCGAGTAGGTTTACCGCCTGTCTTAGGTGAACTCTTAGGAGGTGTGGTTGTGGGCATCTCTGTTTTGCATCTGTTAGTTTTTCCTGAAGGTGGTACAGACAGTTCTAACTCTGTAATCATGACCTTCCTGCAAATTACTGCGGGTTTAACTCCTGAAGCTACCCCTGCCGTATTTGAGGCACAATCAGAAGTCATTTCCGTTTTAGCAGAACTGGGTGTAATCATTCTGCTATTTGAAATTGGTTTGGAGTCGAACTTAAAAGACTTGATCTCAGTGGGGCCCCAAGCTGCCATAGTGGCGGTAGTGGGGGTAGTAGCACCTTTTACGGCTGGGACTGTGGGATTGATGCTTTTGTTTGGTGTCGGTGCTGTGCCAGCGATTTTTGCTGGGGCGGCTTTGACTGCCACTAGTATTGGCATTACTTCCAAGGTGCTGTCAGAATTAGGAAAACTTACCTCCAAAGAAGGGCAGATTATTCTAGGTGCTGCTGTCATGGATGATGTATTAGGAATCATCGTTCTCGCAGTAGTCGCCAGCCTAGCGAAAGATGGTGCAGTAGATGTGAGCAAAGTCATCTATCTAATTATCAGCGCCAGTGGTTTTCTGATCGGTGCTGTCGTACTAGGTAATATTTTTAACAAGACCTTTGTGGCGATCGCTAACCAACTCAAAACACGTGGTGAACTGGTGATACCAGCATTCATCTTCGCCTTTGCTATGGCATACTTGGCCTCAGTTATCCAATTAGAAGCAATTTTGGGAGCTTTTGCTGCGGGTTTAGTTTTAGAGGAAACCGATAAACGCAAAGAATTGCAAAAGCAAGTTATACCTATTGCCGATCTGCTAGTACCAATTTTCTTTGTGACTGTTGGGGCAAAAACCGACTTGGGAGTCTTGAACCCAGCCATCCCCAGCAATCGCGAAGGTTTAATTATGGCAATTTTCCTGATCGCGGTGGCTATTATCGGTAAAGTAATTACAGGTTTCAGTGTCTTTGGTCAACCCCAAATCAACCGTTTAGCAATTGGTGTGGGGATGATTCCTCGTGGTGAAGTCGGGCTAGTTTTTGCTGGAGTCGGTGCTGCCAGTGGTGTTCTTTCTAAATCACTGGGGGCGGCAATTATCATGATGGTTATCACTACGACCTTTTTAGCTCCCCCACTTTTACGGTTCGTCTTTCCAGAATCAGACAAATT